attttcacaaataaataaaatatttaagacgccCGATATTCTAATAGAACGAACTATAGCAAATTTAGAGGTCGTTCCgctacattatatatttaagaaagaACTACGggtttgataatttttttttattttcaaaatttttatagacactttttgttccaaattaaaaatagaacaaagtacaaagaataacatttaaccgtgaaacgaaaaataaaggagttatgggaggtttttgaaatttttgaaaaattgaaaaaaaaaatatttttttttggcaaatcgaTAGAccatttaaaacactttaaaaaaattatataaaacttttcgaaaaatgcaccaaaaaaaagttatacgcaAAAagtctttttcaaaaatgcaaaggGTTATCCCTGGAAAATTGCTCataaaatcggtttttattttttttcgggaaaaatattggttgcagaaaaaaaattgtattaacaaaagttgtttggaaccTCAATGCCCATcagattcaataaaaaaaagatttttaagtctaacagttttccagaaaataaaaaaaacctttaaacagttaatatttattttctcgaaaactagatgtaataataaaaaaaaattttttgcaccGAATTCCCGATCAAAAAGAGAACAAATCATAATGAACgatatttaatggtaaaacaaGAAATACCAgagttataaaagatttttgagaaaagttaAGAAACTTACCCCAAATTGTGATAATCCAAACAGTTCATTAAAATGCCCAGTTATTCAAATTCTCCGGGGCATACCCCGATCTTCCGCACCCAGCAGCTCTGGTCCAGCTGGACATCCAAAATCATCTCCAAtaggttttctattaaaaccGCCTGTTTGCTCTCTACATTGTCCTTGATCAAGTAGGTAAAGAAAGCGACCACTACCGTCCACTGAGGTATCAGGTCCGACCGAATACTGGGCCCATAAAGGAGACGATCCATGACAAAGTGTGCTACATGTCTGCACATACGTCCCCCACCACTGTTTCggtcatttttagaaagagAAGTTGGTCCTGGTTGGCGCAGAGAGAGCTGGAAAATAAAAGGTACGGTCAGATGTGAACGAGTGAGTCAACCCATATCCCCCACCCGCCCCACACTGTttatcagtaagaaattatatacCCCCCCccctttcaaattttttcataatttttttgtattcgaATTCCAACTAACTATAACAGCGGAttattctcatcaagtagatcacgaaaataccgggttataaaggaatctgagcagaactaagaaatcgagtatattttttcgacctcgtttttgaggccaaaaatgacgaaactaagtcaaaatgacgaaactaagacaaaaccgttggaattttcccgatagctcccatagaagccgagatatgagccttcaaagtttgggttttttcatttttcgggtatacccccccgtatcgaatttttttaccaaaaattgattttttcgaagtcaaactaagtataccagcgtcttattctgatcacctagattacgaaaacaccgggttataacaggatcctagcagaactaagggaatgagagcactttgaaaatcctgaaaaagtcgttttcgacgtccgtttttgaggccaaaaatgggctaccaaattgccatatctcggctctcgtagaagctacgaccttgcggatggtctcgttggattcaaaatgacaaaactaagacaagaccgttggaattttcccgatagctcccatagaagccgagatatgagacttcaaagtttgggttttttcattatttgggTATACATCTTCAACAGTTGCAAAATTAAGTGTGAAATGCAGGCTATTATACTTCTAAAAACCCATTCGGAACACTAAGTTTGTAATAATGTTTCGCGACACGAAACGACAAcactgctttaaaaattcttcccAGCTCACCACGTCGCACATCGACCTGAATCATCATTAATGTTTAGTGTTGCGCGGCGACAACAAGGTGTTAAAGTGATATCTCAAATTTTTGTGTGAAAAGTGTTCAAATGAAGCGTAAAGCGAAAGAAGACCTTAAGAGGAAAGCAAAGAAGCGATTGCTTGAAGATTTAAGgaggaaaatggaaaaatttgagAGGTTTATGGAGACTTCCACTTCAAGTAAGTTCTATTTTTTCGCACAACAGTAAATAATGTGGGTACTATTGAATCTAATCaaacctataaaaacaaatgcgccttctattttcaaagaaattacataaacttttacataaaaatatcttcattaGTAAGCAAAATAGTCGCATGAGAAATCCGAGAATTGTTTATATTCGAAATAAGATAAGCAGGCGAGTATGAATTCCTTTCTGGTATACCGTATGGAAATGTTTCATTTTATAGGTAATACCgattgaaatattttacatgtaaataaataattgttttattagaacgatttagttttaagttggTTTTTCCTTTACTGGGCCAACTGACATAAGTtgtttttccctttttatttttttggggcAACTTTGACTGATTGGTAGTGTTTTTAGTTGGTTGTTTTCTCACGTTTGTGAGCAACCAGAAATACCtacaaattaataagaaaaattaatagttgtTTTGCTAATTGCcaactattaaaatatatggaTACTTACGCAGGATAGAATTCAGAATATAATATCGTTTCAGATGAATATTCTGATTCCACAGATTCAGGGTCAGAGTCGGATCATTCTCCCGGGAATGATGACGAGCCTCAGGAAAGGGTAGAAAAGGATTTAACCCTAAGCGTAATTTTGGGAGAGGACCCAAAAATTATTGGGGAGAAAGGCCCTCCGTTATGCGAAGCTTTAGTAAATCGATGGTCAAGCTACCTTAGCGAGGGACTAGAAAAGGATATCAGAGAGGCGCttactgaaaaatataaaacgcCTGATAACGGCCAGTTTCTAGAAGCTCCGAAATTAAACCCCGAGATTGAGATATCTCCGTCTCCAGCTCAAATTAAAAGGGACCAGTTTTCCATGAGCATTCAAAACAAGCTAGGAAGAGCTCTGGTAGCACAAGgttctgttttaaatattattttatcaaaagaCGCAGCTCCGCATACGATTGAcgataatacaaaaacagaTTAAACAGATAATACTTCACAAATTGATTTGTGAAGCACATTACCTCATATCCTACCACCGGAAACATGAACTATATCCCTTTTTAAACGCCGATGTTCAGAAGGTAGCTATGAAATCCCAGATTGACTCATTACTATTTGGGGAGAACttccaagaaaaatataaagctGCAAAAGAGGTTAAGAGAACGGCTTTAGATTTAAAAGCGGGTCCTTCAGGGAATAAGCAAGAAAAGAAGAATCGTTTAAACTACAAGCGCCAAAGCAACAGACCCAGGTTCAAGACAGAGACAGGAGGAAGAGGGCGAGACAACCAGAGTGGCAGACGGAGAAGCAGCCACAGTGGACTCGGGGCAAGCAGTCCAACCAAAAGCAGCGTTGGTCGGGGAAATACCACAACTAGAGGTACCTAGAAAATATGCTGGTagaattaaactattttataagCAATGGGAAAAGATCACGGCAGACTAAACTATTTTGCGTTGGGTTTCTGGGTATTCGATcccttttattaaaactcccatTCAGAAACGAGTTCCGGCagtaaacatttctaaaaaagaaTTGACTAACTTAAATcgtgaaattttaaaactagaagGTATTGGAGCTATCGTTGAGTGTAAACACAAACGCGGCGAATTTTTATCGCCATATTTATAGATTTGTATTAAATCTTAAGCGTCTTAATAGATATATTCAAGCTCCTCATTTCAAGCTTGAGGATTATCGGTcagtaaaaaacttaattataacaAAAGATTCTTTTATGGCAACTATTGATTTAAAGGATGCGTATTTTGTTataccaatagcaaaaaagtaccgaaaattcttaagatttaaatttagcaATATACTTTATGAATTTTGTTGTATGCCGTTTGGCCTATGTATAGCACCATACATATTTACCAAGTTGCTAAAAcctgtaaattttaaacttagatCAGTAGGCTTTGAATCAGTGAATTATTTGgatgattattttcttttgggGAAATCCAAAAAGGAATGCTTTCTTAATGTTATGGAAACtgtaaaattactttataagttgggatttattattaattttcaaaagagttCCTTAGATCCTATGAAAGAATGTAAGTTCCTAGGCTTTATATGGAATAGTTCACATCTTAAAGTTCGACCAACTGATTATAAAATCACTAAagcacaaattaaaattaataaaattattcagaagtcaaaaattaaaattcgagaatttgcaaaatttattgGTTTCTTGAATTCAATGTGTATGGCCGTTAAGTACAGTAGGTTATATATAAAGCAAATGGAAAGGGAAAATGTATTGGCTTACAAAATAGCAGAGGGGACTAtaatgcaaatattaaaattacagaaGAATCACAAAAAGAGATGCGATGGTGGTTAAAGGAATTGCCCTGCAGTGGCCAATACTTTGGTTCGATTGACTACAAGTTAGAAATATTTAGTGATGCCTCAAACACAGGTTGGGGgatattttgtaataatgaaAAAGCTAATGGGTTTTGGAATGAGGTCGAATCTACATTACATATTAACTATTTAGAGATCTTAGCAGCTTTTAATGGTCTTTTAACTGTCACATTCTCCTTagaattgaaaatattaccgCAATATCTGTAATAAATCGTATGGGCAGTGTTAAGTATTCGGCACTTAATTCcatcacaaaaaaattatggcGGTGGTGTGAAGCGAGAAGTGTATATGTTTTTGCTTCATATATCAATACTCACGATAATATAGATGCAGATAGAGAGTCCAGGTCATTAAAAATAGAAACAGAATACTCATTAAGTATTAAGGCTTAccaaaaaattgttctaaatcTGGGACTTCCTCAGATTGACATCTTTGCGTCTTCCCTGAATACTAAATGTAAGACTTTTGTATCCTGGAAGCGAGATCCAAATTCCTTTAAAGTAGACGCGTTTACATTAAGTTGGTCTGAGTTTTTCTTTTACGCTTTTCCACCCTTCTGTCTGCTAGggaaagttataactaaaattattgcCGAGGGCTCGGAAGGAATACTTGTAGTACCATTTTGGCCTACTCAAAACTGGTATCCAAAATTTCACAAACTATTAGTTTGCCAGCCACTTTA
This Anthonomus grandis grandis unplaced genomic scaffold, icAntGran1.3 ctg00000266.1, whole genome shotgun sequence DNA region includes the following protein-coding sequences:
- the LOC126749530 gene encoding uncharacterized protein LOC126749530 isoform X1; this translates as MKSQIDSLLFGENFQEKYKAAKEVKRTALDLKAGPSGNKQEKKNRLNYKRQSNRPRFKTETGGRGRDNQSGRRRSSHSGLGASSPTKSSVGRGNTTTRGRAIRFGNVLPWLQGGYQGILYEERPTRRLHIHHVSFDK